The nucleotide window taggacagggaaggagtctgtgttggaccttacacttgtttctaataggattgctgctaaatgtaactgggaagtatatgaaaagggtaccataggaagtgatcatcatcctgtgctatgcaaaataaatattactttaactatgagtaaagaaaacagaagtggacgatgggtgtttggaaaggctaattgggagaaatttaaggaggaaagtgatagatatgtaaaaccgatacaagaagagacagatatagaaaactttgagaataaattgtcagaaggtatcaaaagagcagcattagtttccatacctaaaagtaaaggaagatcaaaaaggaaagctgtgccatggtgggacaataaatgtaaagaggcagtggtgaatagaaacagagcattcagattattaaaaagaactcataactaccaacacatgattaattacaaacaggctcaggcaattgtaaggaggactataagacaaacaaaaagagcatattggaggaagtattgtgattcaattggaaacacaacacaggtaggggagatatgggggatgattaaaaaaatggaaggtgataaaagggagtggagttatcctatcctaacaaatggagatcaaactgtagtctcaaataaagacaaagcagaactaatggttaacacttttagtagggttcacagctcccacaacttatcagatgaaggaagaagaggtagggaaagaacaagagaggaaaatgttgaggccttacaaaggaaaggtatcacagaggacaagtacaatattccatttaatttgggggagctaaagagagctctggccaagtgtaagaactcagccccagggaaggatgatatttgctacataatgataaagcatctaagtgaggagggactccaaaagatacttgcactatataacaaggtgtgggaagaagggcgaataccggagaggtggaaggaagcaatcattgtgcctattaggaaaccagggaaagatgcaagtaatccagtaaattatagacctatagctttaacagcacacatgtgtaaactgatggaaagaatggtaaatgaaagattaatgcatctaatggaagaaaacggtatagtggctaattatcagagtggctttagaaaagggagaggtactaatgatccagttctgtgcttggaagatgatataaggaaagcacaagttaaaaaagaatctgttgttactgtattttttgatgtagagaaggcttatgatatgttgtggagagaaggtcttctaataaagctgcatttaatgggagtaggaggaaatatttttaactggataatggattttcttaacggtagaagtatccaagttaaaatagggtcagacatctctagtaaatgtgtagtcgagaatggaactccccaaggaagtgcgataagcccgatcctattctcaatcatgatcaatgatatatttgcaaacattcaaccagagatggggcgatcgctctttgcagatgatggcagcctatggagaaaggggaagaatatagattttatcgtgagaaaaatgcagcaagggatagcccaggtggaagagtggggagtgaaatggggttttaaattctctatagagaagacaaagacaatggttttcacaaggaaggaaattaaagaggatgtccagttaaaactatacggcaacaatttggaaagagtaaaagatttccgtttcctgggagttcattttgactccagattaacatggaggatccacattacaaaaataattggaaaatgcaaaaaagccatcaatgtaatgagatgcttagcaggtttagagtggggagcagatatattatctcttaaacatatctatgtatcactgatcagatccagactagagtatggcagtatagcttatggatcagcatctaagtcagtgttgtccgagttggacaaagtctaagaatctgtataggaggtgtgcggacgtcacctgtatgtgcactacaggtggaaactggggagatgccgcagacaactaatggctaattactggctaagccttaagggtcatggagagaaccacccaacaaaacaggtagtacaggagtgctgggagagaggggtggctcagtctggaagcttcggctgggctggaggaggtgtggcaagggacatggaagtagaggacaaagagttctgccctgcagtattgtggccatctgtcccaatatggttactgaacatcccaaaagttgatctggagatatgggaggcaaaaaggagggaaaaaaattcggacctaaaaacagaataccataaccatatatataatagatacagggaacacctcttaatcttcacagatggatcaaaggacccagtagctgaaacaacaggggcagctgtggtagtgcaagggatgaatgttgggatttgcaaaagaacaaataactatttggcagtgtatacagtggaactgtacgctattttgatggcagttcggtggatagaacaggtgcaaccatgcaaagtattaatatgtagcgactcattgtctgcaatccagagtattgggtctggtgcatcccataggcggcctgacctagtgtatgaaattctactactattaagccaagtaacaaggaagggcagtgacgtgactttgttgtgggtcccagcacacattggtgtgctaggaaatgaaaaagtggataaattagcaaaagaggccgttaaaaaagagaacatagagataaacctacaattatccaaatctgaaggaaaacacattgtgtggaagaaaataaatcaggaatggcaacaatactgggaacaggagacaaaggggagacacctctattcgctacaaaatagagtgggcattacagcaagaagaggggggaacaggagagaacaggtagtattagcaagattgaggataggacacactcacctgaacagcacattaaaaatattgggaaaacaccctactgggctgtgtgaggaatgccatcagccggaaacagttcagcatgctctagttgcatgtagaagatatgaaacagaaagaagagttttgatcaatgaaatgaagaaaattggaatgacagacatatcagaaaagaacattctagagtatggaggggaaggaaaaggagtaaaggtgttgtgtaatttcttgagggcctctggccttataacaaggatataatgtaaagacatgaggactgtggagtgaagccagaaggtggcagcaatgcaacattgtggatgccggctgccgtaaaactccaaagaagaagaaggagaagaagaagggACGTGGGTCAAATGTGGctgggtgtagatgggacatgttggtctgcatgggcagGCTGGGCTAtgggggacatgttggtctgcatgggcagGCTGGGCTATGGGCAGGCTGGGCTATGGGCAGGCTGGGCCATGCGAGGCCTAATTCCGTGCTCTACGActgcaacatttggacaggtatatgtatAAGAGAGGTTTAGAAGTATATGGCCCAAACataggactggtgtagatgaggaTATATGGACTAGTGGGGCCGAATGGCATGTCTGTGCTGTCCCTCCTGCAGGATCTGCAGCAGAACGGTGATGATGCCGACACCGTCTCTCCGGAGGTGTTGTCCGTCCACGCCCCGCCGTTCATCAGCCCGCAGTCGGCACGGGCCGGGGCGGAGGAGAGCAGCGCCCCACCGGGATTTTGCCGCAGCAACGCCCAGCCGCCCAGCGAGGCAATGGCCACACGCAAGGGGGTCGACCTGTGTGGGATCCCAGAGCTGTGCTTCCCAGGTGAGAAAGGTCCACCCTCACCCCTACCTCCCACACCCTCACCCCTACCCGCacatcctccccccaccctcaccccccacccctcaacctcactccccccaccctcacccctacCCCCGTCCCCCCACCCTCATCCCTTGTACGTTCCgtgccgtgaccgtgtgggttactggtttcctcccacattccaaagtcgtgccggtaattggctttagtaaatttggccccagtgtgtaggatagtattcatgtgtgggggtcgctggtcggtgcggactctttgggccgaagggcctgtttccgcgctgtatctctaaactaaactaaatgctggggctgggagggtgagagggagggtgTGGAGTTGGGAGTTTGCGACTGGGCCGGGAGCATCCACTCTCCCAGGGCAGGAGATGGGGGTGAGCAGACAATCCTCAGTGTCGGGATAACTCGGCAATCAACGAGAGACTGAACAGAGAGCTCCCCAACATCCCGCACCCTGGGCCACAGCCCGCCAGGGCAGGCTGGGAGATATGCATCATTATTATCCACTCAACACCAGCCACCAGCTCCAACACTGCAGGGGCAGGGGGTACTTTATACACCCCGCTTCCTTCTGTTTGTTTGCCATCTCTCCTCTCCTGCCTCTCATTCCCcatatttctcttcatctccaccaccctctctgtcttcccctctgtctctctctcctccatccccATTCTGTACACCTCTCTAACGTTTGTTGACTGAATCtgtctccactctcccccctccctctcccccctccctctcccccctccctctcccccctccctctcccccctccctctccccctctcccctctccctctcccccctccctctccctcctccctcttccccctccctctcccccctccgtctccctctcccttccccattcctctctccctcaGACGGGTTCCATCTGGACACGGAGGGGAAGCCAGATTCCTTCCACTTCCTGGTGCTGACGGATATCCATGGCAACCGGGAGCAGGGGGTGGTGCTGCGGGTGTACCGGGAGCTGCAGGTGAGACCCACTGTCTGTGAACCGCACCCCTACCCCACCTCCTACCcaccgctcccccctcccccccttccaaacccaacccaacccctccccaccgctcccctccactcctctccccaccgctcctccccctcacctccacccctccccctccctcaccacccctcACTGATGGTTTGTCTCCCCCAGGACACTGAGCCAGTGGGTGCGTACCCCCGCCCACGTGCCCCCGTTGCCATCTGCCTGATCAGCAAGTTCCCCTACTACAGCGCGCTGAAGGATTGCCTCTCCTGGTGAGCAGGGCATTgtgccccacacatccccttcaatcttccccctctcaccctgggataaagattctgtccacacaatctatgcctctcataattccccTCAGcatccagcgttccagagaaaacaatccgtctgtccaacctctcctcatgGCTAATCCCCTCTGATCCATGCAGCCTTCTgggaaagatggacacaaatgctggagtaactcagcgggtcaaacagcatctctggagaacatgatgaaTAGGAAACGtttgtctgaagaaatgtcctgaccaAAAATGGTACCtgttcgtgttctccagagatgctgcctgacccgctgagtcactccagcactttgtctttacctgtaaaccagcacctgcagttcatttttattacattaggccttctggtaaacctcctcaccctcccctccccaaagcctccacatccttcctgtaatagggcgaccagaactgcacagagtgatacagtgtggaaacaggcccttcagcccaacttgcccacaccggccaacatgtcccagctccactagtcccacctgcctgcgtttggtccatatccctcctgtcctatccatgtacctgtttcttaaactggAGGATAGTctcatcctcaactacctcctgtagcagcatgttccacacacccaccaccctttgtgtgaaaaagttacccctcggatttctattaaatcttttccccttcaccttaaacccacgtccccttatcctcgattcccctactctgggcaaaagactctgtgcatctacccgatctattcctctcatgattttatacacctctataagatcaaccctcatcctcctgcactccaaggaatagagacccagcctacacaacctctccctatagctcacaccctccagtcctggcaacatgctcgtaaatctcctctgaaccctttcaagcggcaacatctttcctataatacgatgcccagaactgtgcacaatattctaaatgctgcctcaccaacgtcttatacaactgcaacatgacctcccaacttctatactcaatactccaactgatgaaggctaatgtgccagaAGCCTttctgaccaccttatctacctgtgactccatcttcaaggaaccatgcacctgtactcctagatccctctgctctacaacactccccagagcccgaccattcactgtgtaggtcctgcccatgttagactttccaaaatgcaacacctcacatttctctgtattaaattccatcaaccattcctcagcccacctggccaatcgatcaagatcctgctgcaatctttcaaggttcaaggttcaagtttatttatcacatgcaccagtttgtcacaaccatcttcaatatctgcaaaaccacccacttttgtatcatcagcaaacttgctaatcttgccttgtatgttctcatccaaatcattgatgtcaaACAGTAGagggcccagcaccgagccctgaggcccaccactagtcataggcctccaactacagatgttaagctcaccggcctgtaGTTCTCAGGATTTTCCCTGCATCCCTTCTTGAATAGAATACAACATTTGccgccctccagtcttccggcatctctcctgtatttaaggacaacttGTAAATTTCaaacagggctcccgcaatttcctctctagtttcccacaatgtcttcGGGTATATCTGATcaagccctggagatttgtctaccttcatacacgacagtatCTTCAGCACCTTTTCGaccataacactgactgctctcaagtcgcttccattgactgccccaagttcctccgtcctactgactttctccttggtaaatacagaggagaaatacgcaTTTAGggccttgcacatctcctgttACTCCAcatagaggtgaccgctttgattcctgagaagaccaaacagatcagataataccataaatAAATATAATGTCCAaccagtacaatagatagagcaaaggtatacagagtgcagaacatagttgtcatcattgtagcgcatcagttgggactgggctacatctacaatggtggggagtgtgatggactgggctacatgtaCAACTCTGTGGTTGCTCCCCCAGCGTGCTGCCTGAGCTCCGTGCCTGCGGCCAGCAGGAGTTTGAGAGGAAGGTGAGGGTGTTAGCTGCCCAGCTCACCCTGGTACCCTGCCCTCCGCCCGGCAGCCTCCAACTGGTAAGTCCCTTCTCAATTACACCTGGCACCGTGCCGCACTGcagcacaccacaccacaccacactacatcacaccacaccgcaccacaccgcaccaccccacaccgcaccacaccacaCTACACCGCACCACCCCACACCGCACCACCCCACACCGCACCACCCCACACCGCACCACCccacaccgcaccacaccgcACCACCCCACACCGCACCACCCCACACCGCACCACCCCACACCGCACCACCCCACACCGCACCACCCCACACCGCAccaccccacaccacaccacaccacaccacaccacaccacaccgtgCCGCACTAtagcacaccacaccacaccacaccacaccacaccgtgCCGCACTAtagcacaccacaccacaccgcaccaccccacaccgcaccacactacaccacaccacactacaccacaccacaccgcacCACCCCACACCGCACCACCCCACACCGCACCACCccacaccgcaccacaccgcACCGCCCCACACCGCACCACCccacaccgcaccacaccgcACCACCCCACACCGCACCACCCCACACCGCACCACCCCACACCGCACCACCCCACACCGCACCACCCCACACCGCAccaccccacaccacaccacaccacaccacaccacaccacaccgtgCCGCACTAtagcacaccacaccacaccacaccaccccaAACCGCACCACCCCACACTgcaccacaccgcaccacaccgTGCCGCACTgtaacacaccacaccacactgcaccacaccacaccacaccacaccacaccgcactgcaccacaccacaccacaccacaccacaccacaccacactgcaccacaccacaccacactgcaccacaccacaccacaccacactgcaccacaccacaccacaccacaccacaccacaccacactgcaccacaccacaccacaccacaccacactgcaccacaccacaccacaccacaccacactgcaccacaccacaccacaccacaccacaccacaccacactgcaccacactgcaccacaccacaccacaccacaccacactgcaccacaccacaccacaccacaccacactgcaccacaccacaccacaccacaccacaccacaccacactgcaccacactgcaccacaccacaccacaccacaccacaccacaccacactgcaccacactgcaccacaccacaccacaccacaccacaccacaccacactgcaccacaccacaccacaccacaccacaccacaccgcactgcaccacaccacaccacactgcaccgcaccacaccacaccacactgcaccacaccacaccacaccacaccacaccacaccacaccacactgcaccacaccacaccacaccacaccacaccacactacaccacaccacaccacaccacaccacaccacatcgTGCCGCACTGTAGCACACCACACCATACTgcaccacaccgcaccacaccacaccacaccacaccgcaccacaccaTACTGCACCACACCATACTgcaccacaccgcaccacaccacaccacaccacaccacaccgcaccacaccaccccacaccacaccacactacaccacactactACACTACCCCacactacaccactacactacactacatttcaTGCGTGATCTATGTGTATTGGCATGATGGGGACACATGTGCATATCATTAACGTGACGTGTGCCTCTATCTCCACACGCATGTGCCAGTGCTTTGAACTGGGCCCCATCATCGTGGTGCTGCCCCCGCCCGAGGATGTGGACACGCCCCCCATTGACATCAGCCTCCACCTCCCCCTGCTCTGCTTCAGCCCCAGCACTGTCCTGCAGGTACCCGGGGGGGAGGGGTAGTGATGGGGAGTGGGGCTGaggggtgatggtgggggaggggcggtgaggggaaggggaggtggtgggctgtgagggagagtgagagtggaGGGGTAGGTGtgaggggaaggtggggggggtgaggttgacggggagggggtggggagtgggagggtgaGGAAGAGGGGGCGGTGAGGGGGGGAGGTGCGGTagtgaggtggagggggagggggaaggggagggggtgagttggGGGGCGAGGATGGGGGGGGCCACAGTGGGATATTGTAGGCTGGTGGTGGTGGGAAGTTGCCCGTCGCGTAGTGTCACCGTGGGGATCGTGAGGTGCCCGGTGCtgccccactgtgtgtgtgtgcgtggcacTGATGCCTGGTGCCCTGTGCCGGTGCCCAGTGCCGGTGCCCAGTGCTGGTGCCCTGTGCCAGTGCTGCCCCACCACAGTGTGTGTGCCGGTGCCCTGTGCTGGTGCCCTGTGCCCTGTGCCGGTGCTCAGTGCCGGTGCCCTGTGCCCTGTGCTAGTGCCCGGTGCCCTGTGCGAGTGCCGGTGCCCTGTGCCGGTGCTGCCCCACCACAGTGTGTGTGCCGGTGCCCAATGCCGGTGCCCTGTGCCGGTGCTGCCTCACCACAGTGTGTGTGCCGTGCCCTGTGCCCTGTGCTGGTGCTGCCCCACCACAGTGTGTGTGCCTGCCACTGACGGCTGTTGTCGGGCAGATCGTGACGTGTTTGCTGACGGAGCGACGCCTGGTGTTCGTGTCTCGGGATTGGCCGCTGCTCACGCTGATGACCGAGTGCTTCGTCTACTACCTGCGGCCGTTGCCATGGCGACATCCCTACATCCCGGTGCTGGCCAGCTCCATGCTCGACATGCTCATGGCCCCCACCGTCTTCCTCATGGGCTGCCACTCCAGGCACATCCGCACCGTCATCGAGGTCAGTCACCGCTCTCCCAGCAGCCCGGGGTCAGTGGTGGTGTGTCCCTCGCCGCCCCTCGCTGCTCCTCGccgctcctccccataacccctgacactaccACTACTCGAGAATCTgtgaatctccaccttaaatatatccaattacTCCTCTGCCGTATGTGGcattaatttcacagattcaccaccctctgactaaagacattcctcctcatctcctttacaaAGGTACGTTCTTGTAcactgaagctgtgacctctagtgCCACAGTGGAATCGCGAGTggaatctccacatccactctgtccacacctttcactatttgctattctctcacacactctctccatctctccctgtcacccactctccctcccgctttccctccctccctccattcctccctactccccatcccctctccccctccccgtccaCTCCTCCTCAACCCCTCTCCTCACACACCCCTTCCCtgccccctcgcttcccccctcccccttgctgACCCCTGACACACACGTGTGCCCCTTGCCCCCAGCTGGAGGAGTTGGTGCTGGTGGACATAGACACGGGGACGGTGGTCTTTCCCCAGAACCCGGAGTTCCACgccccccctctgcccaccgcCATCACAGAGGAGTTCATCACCAGGtagggggggcggggtgggggagtATGTGCGGGGGGAGTGGGGTTtgtgcgggggggaggggagggtgatttGTGCGGGGGAGGGGagtttgtgtgggggagggggtttgtgCCGGGGTGGTTTGTGAGGGGGGTTTGTGCGGGACAGGGTGGTGGGCGGGGATGAGGTGTGGGTGTGGTGTCTGGGCCGGTGGGAGTAGAGGGGGGTGCACGTGGGGTACGTCCACAACCGACAGGGGGGGTGGAGGTTTGATTGGGTTGTATCCTGAGGTCATGAGCCGATTGGGTCAGCAGTGAGGATAGAATAGGCTGGAGGAGCCAAATGGCCTATATGCCAACCCCTTGCTTCACATCAGGAACCAGATGTTTGCTTATCCTTGAGCACAAGCGTGACCTTGGACTGTTATCATGACCTTCACCCCTGGAACCCCCTTAATTTCAATGCCTGCCATGACCTTTGCCCCTGTGTTGTCCTTTTCCCCCTGTGTTCTGTCCAGCGTTGACCTTTTCCCCCTGTGTTGCCGTGTGCGGCCATGACCTTTGCCCTGTGTGTCGTGTCCAGCCGTGACCTTTACTCCCTGTGTTGCCTTGTCCAACCGTGACCTTTGCCCCCTGTGTGTCGTGTCCAGCCATGACCTTTGCCCTCTTGTTACCGTGACATTTGCCTCCTGTGTTACCGTGATCTTTACCCACTGTgttacagagaaacatagaaaataggtgcaggaggaggccattcggccctttgagccagcactgccattcattgtgatcaaggctgttGCCTTGTCCAGCCGTGACCTTTGCCCCGTATGTTGCAGTGTCCGGAGGTTGCGGCTGCACCCTGAGCTGGCGTCGGCATCACTGCCCATCTGCACAGGTCTGGCTGCCGTCCGGCAAAGAGACCTCCATCGGCGGCAACAGATCAACAGCCACGTCCAACGCATCTTCCTGCAGCTCATCGGCAGCCTGCTGAGGTCAGGGGGGAcgtatagtgggggggggggggggggggggggttaggggggaTATAGGGAGGGTATAGGGGGAAGTGTAGGGGGGTATAGAGAGGGTATGGGGGGTATGGAGTGGAAGGTAATGGGGGGGTATAGGAGGGTGTGTACAGGGGTATGGGACAGGTTGGGGGTGAGTTGGATGGTGGGTGGTAGGTTGGGGCTGGGTCTGGGGGTGCCCGGTGGgggaacaacatatcgcctcagcacagagggagaatgaggagggaagagacagtaactttaagacttttgcctccatcacagtgaggaggtgcctggtgaactcgaactcactgtggtggatgttaatttgtgtttattgtgtgttttgttgtttattattatatgtatggctgcaggcacccacatttcgttcagaccaaaagatctgaatgacaaataaaggatctaatctaatctaatctaaggagagggggagtgtggcgtgagagggggagtgtgagagggggagggtgaacccaGAACCCcgtaggctgaggggtgatcttgtacaaAAACAGACACATAGTGCTCCTCAGTAAGTAagtcagcggctcaggcaacatgtctggagaacatggagaggtgacatctcCTCTCAGGACCCTGCTCCAGGCTGATTGAAAAGACAAACTTCGTGAGAtctggatcttatagaggtgtataagatcatgaggggattagacagggtgaatgcgcagacctttacccagagtaagagaatcgacgaccagaggacacgggtttaaggtgagagggggaagttaTAAAGAACTCTATGTAATTGTgctgtgtggtgggtgtatgcaacgaaCCGTcggagaaggtagttaaggcaaggactataacaccatttaaatgacatttggacagatacatggataggacaggtttagagggacatttaggttcaggtttattactgaggtacagtataaagctttg belongs to Amblyraja radiata isolate CabotCenter1 chromosome 23, sAmbRad1.1.pri, whole genome shotgun sequence and includes:
- the LOC116986103 gene encoding DENN domain-containing protein 3-like, yielding MSEASELVGGDGKPQRHSHRLLDLCVVAGLGPTRLEMLLKDLQQNGDDADTVSPEVLSVHAPPFISPQSARAGAEESSAPPGFCRSNAQPPSEAMATRKGVDLCGIPELCFPDGFHLDTEGKPDSFHFLVLTDIHGNREQGVVLRVYRELQVPQDTEPVGAYPRPRAPVAICLISKFPYYSALKDCLSCVLPELRACGQQEFERKVRVLAAQLTLVPCPPPGSLQLCFELGPIIVVLPPPEDVDTPPIDISLHLPLLCFSPSTVLQIVTCLLTERRLVFVSRDWPLLTLMTECFVYYLRPLPWRHPYIPVLASSMLDMLMAPTVFLMGCHSRHIRTVIELEELVLVDIDTGTVVFPQNPEFHAPPLPTAITEEFITSVRRLRLHPELASASLPICTGLAAVRQRDLHRRQQINSHVQRIFLQLIGSLLRDVTKYLNLKHRVFIKKDFLDSREPASQPFYISHLRTDLFHCFLKARLNDRVDAFSRWEMATRPQTPRLNAELSPTGHSSPFTSDAARTIDDHMSQEPSLATSLTSHPPADPGNTGVRVRPTVVPRCLYLPPLPSAPLDDLSVSLFYTKLVVDITRELEGVGGDDGGVRAVCLYLRGVVRLCQGQPVPALLDFQSLEKIDMDFFPLELVRQTLESMSTEQLRALQETEGLKGLLHGVLEKHWDRARPEHSVRDLELPVWPLDRQQFTALAQAAGLVSTTITADCLFDILAAGESQPPSPLHTEWSSKDQPSLQLAKERQLVKIAGLERS